The genomic DNA AGGCTGCCGTGTACATCCTGCTTTCAGGTGTGTAGCCACGGCTCAGCATGCTGAGATAAACCCTTTCACCCTGTTCATATGCCCGAAGGAACATCATGGCGATGGTTTCACCCACCTTCCTCAGCCTCCAACGATAGGGCACATTTTTGTTCCATATATCAAAGCAGCGGGTTTTCTGGGCATTCCTTATTCTTTCAAGTTCATCATAGAAGAAGAAGAGGTACCTGACGGTGAGGTTGAGCAGCATCGCAAAGTCTGAGGGAACACCAATTCTCCTTGCTGAGCCAACAAGTTCCTGCATTGACGTTGTTGAGGAGAGAAGGATTATCGCTGTCACGCTCACAGTCACCTTTCCAAGAAGCAGGGCTCCAAAGATGATTCCCTGAAGGGTTATGTCAAATCCAAACGGCCCTGCCCAGATCACGTCCCCTGGCCTTATGAATGGCTGGAAGAGTGCTATGAATCCACCGAATGGGAGTATGAGGATGAGCCTTTTAATGGCATAGGATGGTGACACATTCGAGAGGAATATGAGTATGATAAGGTAAATCTCCATGAGGATGAGTGTTGTAATACTCTGCGTGGCAACCGCAAAGATGATTATGATAAATGTTATTATGAGTTTGACACGCCCATCAAGGCTGTGTATTGAACTTTCCTTGAGGCTTTCCCTCTCTATGTTTATGAGGTCTTCCATTCAGCTTCCCCACAAATTAATGAGGGGTTTATTTCCCCTCATCAGGTTCTGTTTCCCTTCTACGGAGCAGTACTCCAGCTCCATAGGCGAGGCCCAGCACGAGGGCGGTGCCCAGGACCATTGCTATGGAACCGCCAACCTTGCTTTCACCAAGCACAGGAATGGTGTAGTCTGGCATCGGCGATTCAACCACCGGTTCAGTTTCAGGGTTGGGCATCACCTTCTCAGCTGTGCTTTCAAGTCCGTCAGGGTTTTCTGATGCAAGGAATGGTGCCAGAATGGCTATTATGAGGGCAATCAGGATGCCCCCTGTCATGAATTTTTTATCACGGGCATTCATTTTGATGCAACCCCCTTCTTCTCACCCCACTCACTGAACTTGAAAAGGTCGGGGCGGCTGTTTTCAATTGCAAGGACAACAACCACTGTTATCGCAGCTTCTATGAGACCTATTACTGCGTGGTAGAGTCCCATCATCCAGAGTCCCTCCACAAGCGGGAAGGTACCTGCTATCCACATCTCTATGGCGCAGGCAATGGCGGCAAGGAATATTGAGGCCCATGATGCCACTGCGACTGCAGGAATTTCCCCGGCTGATCTGAGTGCCCTGAACAGGTA from Methanothermobacter sp. includes the following:
- a CDS encoding PDGLE domain-containing protein — its product is MNARDKKFMTGGILIALIIAILAPFLASENPDGLESTAEKVMPNPETEPVVESPMPDYTIPVLGESKVGGSIAMVLGTALVLGLAYGAGVLLRRRETEPDEGK
- the cbiQ gene encoding cobalt ECF transporter T component CbiQ, coding for MEDLINIERESLKESSIHSLDGRVKLIITFIIIIFAVATQSITTLILMEIYLIILIFLSNVSPSYAIKRLILILPFGGFIALFQPFIRPGDVIWAGPFGFDITLQGIIFGALLLGKVTVSVTAIILLSSTTSMQELVGSARRIGVPSDFAMLLNLTVRYLFFFYDELERIRNAQKTRCFDIWNKNVPYRWRLRKVGETIAMMFLRAYEQGERVYLSMLSRGYTPESRMYTAASKIGRREVLFVAANIMVIAVLHITQTLLPVMK